One genomic window of Garra rufa chromosome 2, GarRuf1.0, whole genome shotgun sequence includes the following:
- the il22ra2 gene encoding interleukin-22 receptor subunit alpha-2 yields MYALTGPKCLELVVAMLLLFWADCSPTPQDELAPLELQFHSLDFRNVLHWKHPHKAVKNLTYFVQHKIYGDKEWTDSENCQGIQSLECDLSQATSDPREWYYARIRSYSSERFSSWVLSQRFYPQWETTFSPPQIKATVTGRIISVQIKPPRTPLRGQKGSKIRVTKLQKLKFRIYVMHNDVEEEVYETDSCSKELVIEGLRPKTTYCLQAVSVTPRSGRKSLRSPSTCISTH; encoded by the exons ATGTATGCCCTGACTGGACCAAAATGCCTGGAGCTTGTTGTTGCGATGTTACTTCTCTTTTGGGCAGACT GCAGCCCCACTCCGCAGGATGAATTGGCTCCCCTTGAACTACAGTTCCATTCTTTGGATTTCAGAAATGTCCTACACTGGAAACATCCACACAAAGCTGTCAAGAACCTGACATATTTTGTTCAGCATAAAAT ATACGGAGACAAGGAGTGGACTGATTCTGAGAACTGTCAAGGCATCCAGTCGCTGGAGTGTGACCTGAGCCAGGCGACGTCGGATCCCCGAGAATGGTACTACGCAAGGATCCGTTCCTACTCCTCCGAACGTTTCTCATCATGGGTCCTCAGCCAGAGGTTTTACCCTCAGTGGGAAA CCACTTTCAGCCCACCGCAGATAAAGGCGACCGTAACAGGACGGATCATTTCGGTTCAGATCAAACCACCGAGGACACCACTGCGAGGACAGAAGGGCTCTAAGATACGAGTGACAAAACTGCAGAAACTCAAATTTAGAATATACGTAATGCACAACGATGTAGAAGAG GAGGTTTATGAAACAGACAGCTGCTCCAAGGAGCTTGTGATCGAGGGGCTACGTCCGAAAACAACCTACTGCCTTCAGGCCGTGTCCGTTACTCCTCGCTCAGGCCGCAAAAGCTTACGGAGTCCCAGCACCTGCATCAGCACTCATTGA